The Pseudomonas sp. TH06 genome has a window encoding:
- a CDS encoding baseplate J/gp47 family protein, which produces MSMLIPGQNQLAEPALITVEAFEDLLAEFKTFVIEYVGARSPDSAAKLKTSLENESELLTLALEAFCVRLQTHERKYNARIKQMLAWWATGSNLDARLADMGLERQLLDPGDPAAFPPVPAIFESDDDARLRYYLAPHAPAAGSRMQYRREVFTLGERPTVNVESTEAGVVNVTYTFNPDGLAAQVKDGNGRRTAPGEVQVTVLSRDDDGTPSPALLEGVRQHFARPDVRPETDLVTVKAADIQRYKIRVVAKINSGPDSGLTKVAAQQQLQAYADSCHRLEGRVDPSWIDYTLHSAGAVQLQILEPLTPIVCSAFEAPYCTAIEVEVLTL; this is translated from the coding sequence ATGAGCATGTTGATCCCCGGCCAGAATCAATTGGCTGAACCCGCGCTGATCACCGTCGAGGCCTTCGAAGACCTGCTCGCCGAGTTCAAGACTTTTGTCATCGAGTACGTCGGCGCCCGGTCGCCGGACAGCGCAGCAAAACTCAAGACCAGCCTGGAAAACGAAAGCGAACTGCTGACCCTGGCACTGGAGGCATTCTGCGTCCGGCTGCAAACCCACGAACGCAAATACAACGCCCGCATCAAGCAGATGCTGGCGTGGTGGGCGACCGGCAGTAACCTCGATGCACGGTTGGCGGACATGGGCCTGGAGCGGCAGTTGCTCGACCCAGGCGACCCGGCAGCGTTCCCGCCAGTGCCGGCGATTTTTGAAAGCGACGACGATGCGCGGCTGCGTTATTACCTGGCGCCTCATGCTCCGGCGGCGGGTTCGCGGATGCAGTATCGCCGGGAGGTTTTCACCCTCGGCGAACGACCGACGGTGAACGTCGAATCCACCGAAGCCGGTGTGGTCAACGTCACCTACACCTTCAATCCCGATGGTCTCGCAGCGCAGGTCAAGGACGGCAATGGTCGCCGCACCGCGCCCGGCGAAGTGCAGGTTACCGTACTCTCGCGGGATGACGACGGCACGCCTTCGCCAGCCTTGCTCGAAGGTGTTCGTCAGCACTTCGCCCGGCCCGATGTTCGACCGGAAACCGACCTCGTCACCGTCAAGGCTGCCGACATTCAGCGCTACAAGATCCGCGTTGTCGCCAAGATCAACTCCGGCCCCGATTCCGGCCTGACCAAAGTCGCCGCGCAGCAGCAATTGCAGGCTTACGCCGACAGTTGCCATCGCCTTGAAGGGCGAGTCGATCCGAGCTGGATCGACTACACGCTGCACAGCGCGGGGGCCGTGCAATTGCAGATTCTGGAACCGCTGACGCCCATCGTGTGTAGCGCTTTTGAAGCGCCGTACTGCACGGCCATTGAAGTCGAGGTGCTGACACTATGA
- a CDS encoding phage baseplate protein, with the protein MIGIDRDSGATVDDWLQFVQRATRALTTPLGTRQKRPLYGSLIPTLLGQNLGDDVLLLAQSHAAQAFYNKQNGIDDFQPQVIVATRQGAGLLLRFAGTWKNRQQTFEVVT; encoded by the coding sequence ATGATCGGAATCGATAGAGACAGCGGGGCCACGGTCGACGACTGGCTGCAGTTTGTGCAGCGCGCGACCCGGGCCCTGACCACGCCGCTGGGCACTCGGCAAAAAAGGCCCCTTTATGGTTCGTTGATCCCCACGTTGCTCGGGCAAAACCTCGGTGATGACGTCCTGCTGCTGGCGCAGAGCCACGCAGCGCAAGCGTTTTACAACAAGCAAAACGGCATCGATGATTTTCAGCCGCAGGTGATCGTCGCCACGCGACAAGGCGCCGGCCTGCTGCTGCGTTTCGCCGGCACCTGGAAAAACCGTCAACAGACTTTCGAGGTAGTGACATGA
- a CDS encoding phage baseplate assembly protein V, with protein sequence MFDAILRMQLGPIIERLAEMEAEIEDLHRRAESFCRIGICQTVDAASNTCQVSHGGLLTPAIKFFNPSAGAQSESRIPSVGEQCLLLNYGSGESGAQSVALFGLNSDRFPPTSTVPTLTRRVHQDGSESGYDDATHTLNWLNGPAAFNGSRESLQLSIGPAQLAMTPQVITLQLGAVGLTLDASGVHFSGPLVDHQGRVISP encoded by the coding sequence ATGTTCGACGCAATACTGCGCATGCAACTAGGCCCGATCATCGAACGGCTGGCCGAGATGGAAGCGGAAATCGAAGACCTGCACCGCCGCGCCGAGAGTTTCTGTCGCATTGGCATCTGTCAGACAGTCGATGCCGCCAGCAACACCTGTCAGGTGAGCCACGGCGGTTTGCTGACGCCGGCCATCAAGTTTTTCAACCCGAGTGCTGGTGCACAAAGCGAATCGCGGATCCCGTCCGTGGGCGAGCAATGTCTGCTGCTCAACTACGGCAGCGGTGAAAGTGGCGCACAAAGCGTGGCGCTGTTCGGCTTGAACAGTGACCGTTTTCCGCCGACCTCGACTGTGCCGACGCTGACGCGCCGCGTGCATCAGGACGGCAGCGAAAGCGGTTATGACGACGCCACGCACACGCTGAATTGGCTTAACGGCCCGGCGGCTTTCAATGGGTCTCGCGAATCGCTGCAACTGAGCATCGGCCCGGCACAACTGGCGATGACCCCACAGGTGATCACACTGCAACTGGGCGCCGTCGGCCTGACCCTCGACGCCTCAGGCGTGCACTTCAGCGGCCCGTTGGTCGATCACCAGGGCCGCGTTATCAGCCCCTGA
- a CDS encoding phage holin family protein: protein MTTEQQALADMPIWLVILLAVVGGVSGEMWRADKEGARGWPLLRRLALRSGACMICGVSAIMLLYAAGMSIWAAGAFGCLTAMAGADVAIGLYERWAAKRIGVCEVPPRDQP, encoded by the coding sequence ATGACAACCGAGCAACAAGCGTTGGCAGACATGCCGATCTGGCTGGTCATACTCCTCGCTGTAGTGGGCGGGGTGTCTGGCGAAATGTGGCGGGCCGACAAGGAGGGCGCTCGCGGCTGGCCGCTGTTACGCCGTCTGGCTCTGCGCTCCGGCGCCTGCATGATCTGCGGCGTCTCGGCGATCATGCTGTTGTATGCCGCGGGCATGTCGATCTGGGCCGCCGGCGCATTCGGTTGCCTGACCGCCATGGCCGGCGCCGACGTGGCCATCGGTCTGTATGAACGCTGGGCCGCCAAGCGGATCGGCGTCTGCGAAGTCCCGCCGCGCGACCAACCTTAA
- a CDS encoding tail fiber assembly protein, which produces MNRYALMELISGYSFYLVSQIVEAESNPPLPGQSGGMDYWMDVTANPAAQVGLIYKYLGSEPVFVQPVYGDYVAIAVSRKKQRFETAASWLTYNPMQYRVELGAASQAEVAQWQAYKQYIVDLSEINDQPGYPTALNWPTAPF; this is translated from the coding sequence ATGAATCGTTATGCACTGATGGAGTTGATCAGCGGGTACAGCTTTTATCTGGTCAGCCAAATCGTGGAGGCTGAAAGTAATCCGCCACTTCCTGGACAATCAGGCGGAATGGACTACTGGATGGATGTCACCGCAAACCCAGCGGCTCAAGTTGGCTTGATATACAAATACCTCGGTTCGGAACCGGTCTTTGTACAACCCGTCTATGGGGACTACGTTGCCATTGCCGTTTCCCGCAAGAAACAACGTTTTGAAACTGCGGCCAGTTGGCTGACGTATAACCCCATGCAGTACCGGGTAGAGCTTGGTGCTGCAAGCCAGGCAGAGGTAGCGCAGTGGCAAGCCTACAAACAGTACATCGTTGACTTGAGTGAGATTAACGATCAACCGGGTTATCCAACGGCGCTCAATTGGCCAACTGCTCCGTTCTGA
- a CDS encoding phage tail protein — protein sequence MHLFALVQGSKVTRLVESEEMPGTASPFDTWVDVTGNTEVAVNDRASFNGGWTFTKTTNAELISEINYESLMRLRDIDNRLLLSSAQFKVDLGVADLADVTLLQDCKLYAIAISDINKQAGYPQIVNWPVAPF from the coding sequence ATGCATCTATTTGCGCTCGTACAAGGATCGAAAGTTACCCGTTTGGTAGAGAGTGAAGAGATGCCGGGTACGGCGTCGCCCTTTGACACCTGGGTTGATGTAACCGGCAACACGGAAGTTGCAGTGAATGATCGCGCTTCCTTCAACGGCGGCTGGACATTCACAAAAACAACCAACGCGGAGCTGATCAGCGAGATCAACTATGAATCGCTGATGCGGTTAAGAGACATTGATAACCGCCTGCTTCTAAGTTCTGCGCAGTTCAAGGTCGATCTTGGCGTCGCCGATCTGGCCGATGTGACGTTGTTGCAGGATTGCAAGCTGTATGCCATTGCCATCAGCGATATCAACAAGCAAGCCGGTTATCCACAAATCGTAAACTGGCCGGTTGCTCCGTTCTAA
- a CDS encoding tail fiber assembly protein gives MPTAGPDGVQGNWHDVTSNTAIQVGWKVECFFDRGWVFSAPTYDDQLSLATNYMQERFNEVVRRLTFNPLQYKVDLGTATAADEATLISCKQYAIAVSEIVNQSGYPSSINWPAASF, from the coding sequence ATGCCAACGGCCGGCCCGGATGGGGTTCAAGGCAATTGGCACGATGTAACAAGTAATACCGCTATTCAAGTTGGATGGAAGGTTGAGTGTTTCTTCGACAGAGGCTGGGTCTTCTCGGCGCCGACTTATGATGATCAGTTGAGCCTGGCCACTAATTACATGCAGGAGCGCTTCAATGAGGTCGTGCGCCGACTGACGTTCAACCCATTGCAATACAAAGTAGATCTCGGCACCGCTACTGCAGCTGACGAGGCGACATTGATTTCTTGCAAACAATACGCCATCGCTGTCAGCGAAATCGTAAACCAATCCGGATATCCATCCTCGATCAATTGGCCCGCCGCTTCGTTCTGA